The segment GCCTCGGACCGGCGCGCCGGGTACAAGACCGGCGAGCGCTACGACGTCGGACTTCTCGCTTTCACCCTGCCCACCAAGGACGCCGATGCCTATCTGTTGCCGTTGAGGCCGGAGGGAACCGAGATGATCCCCAACCTGCACCCCCAGCAGAAGGGCTACAAGGCGACGGCGGGCTTCTCCCACCTGGGTCTGGTCGAGCCGGAGACGCTCGTCCAAGGGCTGCGGGAAGGCGGCTTCTGCCCTGGTGACGTCGCATCGCCCTACGGCAAGGATGTCCAGTACTGCGTCGACCTCTTCGCACACACACTCGAATCAGGTCGTACTCGTGTATACATCAGGTCAACGATCGAGCCAGGTGTGACGCCTCCTCCGGCTGTGCCGACGAAGTAGGGCAGACAGCTCTACGACGGGCTCGATCGCCGTGGTCGATCGTGCTCAGCGCCGAGAACACAGCGTGGGCAGTCCGCCGACCCGCAGATGAAGCGCCTGACCGTCAGCCGGATCACAAAGCCCTGTTCAGCCAGAGGAAGGTCCCTCAGCCTGCGCTGATAACGGTCGTGGACCCGGCCCGAGAAGCGGCCGCAGTCCGGACATGCAGCCCCTGCGGCTCGGCCTCCCGCCACCACCTCGACCGTGCCGAAGCCGGCCGTAGCCGCCTCGACCTCCGTCTCGTCAATCCCGGCGAGCACCAGCGAGTCCCAGATCGGTGCGTCGGTCTGCATGACCATCACCGTCCACCGCCGACCACAGCAGCGAACGAAAGGCACCTGAGGGAGCGTCGCTTCCGGCTGTCAGACGCCTAGGCGTACGCCGTCTCGCACGAGCCAGCCCCTCGCAATCGAACAACGACGTCACGCTCCACGACGGCTCCCCAAGATCAGTGCCAGAACCGAGAAACTACGGCACTCTCGTGTCCACGAACGTGGGACAGCCAGCCTCCCGTCAGAGTGGCCCGCCGCCGAAGGGGCCGCCGGAGCCGGGCTCGAACGTTGTGCCGAGGTTGTACTGCGCGATCCCGAAAGGCTGAAAATCGGCATCAGCAAGGACGCGATAGAGGAACTCCGAGGTGGACATGTCGTACCGGTGCCACGCGCCGACGTCATTGGACCGCGCGAGGACGGGGTACTCCCCCGGCCGCTCTGCATCGATCAGCCAGAAGTACTCGTCGGCCCACTCGGTAGAGCCCCACCCGACCAGTCCCTTGCCGCCCGGCGCGTAGATCGCATAGGGCTCCACGGCGGAGACGTTCCCGAACTTGCTGTCCTGGTCGACCGACAGGAAGACCCGCCACTGCGTCAGGAAGTCGAACGCCAGGCCTTCGTCGCGCCCCAGAAAGTAGAGGGAATCACTGAAGACGCCGCCGCTGAACACCTCGTAGAGCTCCTTGTAGTCCGCCGGCAGCGGAACCCCCAGCTCTCCCTCGATCGCCGCCCAGTCGACGGAGATCCCGAGCGGCTCCCACCCGGTCAGTTCGATCACACGCTGAACCCACATACAACCATCTTCTCGCACCGGCCTTCGTTCCGATGCCCCCCAACCCCCTCGTCACTCAGGTCAAGACAGGCAGCCATCGCACTCAGCCGACCTTGGCGGGTTCCTCAGCCCGGGCTCGCGTGCTGGCGAGGTGAAAGGAGTCAGTGCCGGTCTCGATGATGGTGCCGTTGAAGGTGCGCCGGTCGACGATGGCCGCGCAGAGCCGGGGGTCGGTGAAGGCCTTGGTCCAGCCGCCGAACGATTAGTTCGAGGCGATCGCGACGTAAGCGGGTGTTCATCGGTCAAATCACCGCCGAGCTGGACCCGGCGCAACCGTAGCCATGCCCAGACGGGCCTATGGCAGAGCGCGTCTGGAAGCAGAGGCCGCCTGCGTCCACGCGGACGCCTTCGCCGCCGAAATTGACCCCTTCTACATCCAGGAGCGGTCGCGTGGTTCGTCCACCACTGGAGCGGCCTGACCGGGTTCGACTGAGTCATCGCCTACGACGCCTACCGTGCCCCGGCCGTCCACGGACGGGAGTGGTGGCGGAAGCACCTCCCCACGCCTCCGACGAGACGTTCGACTCGACAATGCGCTGAGCTCTGCCAGCTCGTCGTTGTCTGGGCGGCCCTCCGGAAGGGAGCCGGCCGCGCTGGGGACAAACGTCACGCTGTGCGCCGCGATGCCGCAGCGGGAGCGGCCGGTGCCGCCCTCAGCACGCGGGCGGGAGGATCCTAGGACCTCCACGATGATCCGTCCGGTGGGTGTGTGGGCCTTGACTACTCCTTCCACCATCTCCGTCGAGTGGGAGCTCTGTCCCCCACTTCCTCGGGACAAGGACGTGGGACCTGTGTGTGATCGGGGTTCCCCTCCAGTCGAGCGTCACGGCCGTGGGCTACCTCCTTGGGGTGTCTTCGGGGCCGGCCGGGGCCATTCCCCGCCGGAGGGGGCGGGGGTGGGGCTCGGCGTTGTCAGCTGAGCCGGACGTGCATGAGCAAGTGGCTGTAGTCCCGGCCTCGTCATCTCCGTGCCTTCGGTGAAGAGGCCGGGCCTACTGAGGTGCCCGTCCTTCGTCTCGCCCAGGTGCAGGATGATGGTGTCGCTGGTGAAGGTGCTGATCGCCGTCCAAGAGGTAGTAGGGATTGAACGCTGCGAGGCCGCCGTACAGGCGTTCGCCGCTGCCGTTGGTAACGGTCGTCGGGACGGGCATGCCCTTGGTACGGGCGTCGCCTTCGGCCGTTTCCAGGCGGGGGGCGAACGGGATGTGGCCGCCGGTGTCCCAGACGAACGCCACGGGGACATCCTTGAGCCACTTGGCCCTCTGGATGGCCTGACACTTCTTCACTGCCCGTACGGTCGTGGCGCGGTCGAGCCGGGCGGACGTGGCGGAGGTCTGGGGGAACAGGCTCCGGTACTTGGGGAGGCTTCCTTCCAGCGGCCGCATCGTGAGGGTGATGCCGCCCAGGGACAGGGTGGCGCGGCGGATCCCGAAGCCCTCCGTGGCCTGCCCGGCTGGGCCGAGGCGGTCCACTTGACCCCAGGCAGCCGCAGGCACCGTTCGACCGGTCCGCCCTGGACCGGGACCGGCCCCCAGCCGCATCCGCCCCGCCCGTCACCTGCGCGAAGGACGCCGCGCACGGGCCCGGTCCCCGCCCAACCGCGGCAGCACGCCGCAGCAAAGCACGCGGGCCCTCGATGTCCCGGAGCCTCTCGTCGACGACGTGGACGCGCCCGAGGCCCTGCCTCCCTGGCCGACGAGTGGTCACGGCTCGATCGTCGTTGTGTACCAGCAGGGCGCACCCTTACTCGCGCGCGTACGAAAGAGGCTGCGCTCGTGGACCCACTCAACCACTTCGGAATGCTGTCTTCACCGCCCTGCTCGCCTGGTGGCTGACGAGCGTGACCTACAAGCGGACCGGTCGAACGGCCTCCCGGGCGGACCTGGAGAGCCATGCCGACAGTCTGCTCACCGCCGTGTCCCAACTCCGTGCCTCCGCGACCGCACCCTGGAGGGCCACGAGTCCGCCCGCAAGCGCGACAACGCGATCGGTGGCGCGGGCGTCACCGACGAGTCGATGTTGTCCATGGCCCTCCACCTGCGCGAGCAGGAGATGAGCCCGACGAGACATCGCCAAACACCTCGTCATCACCACCGGCACGAAGAGGGGCCAGCACCCCTCACCCGCCACAGTCAAGCGCATGCTGCGCGAACACGACGAGCACACAACCGCGATGGAAACCGCAGGCTGACTCGCGGCCCAGCCCTTGACGCTGTTTCCGCGAGATGAGTGATCACCTCGTGCCTGGCTTGGCTTGTGCGCCCACCAACTACCAGTAACGCACGTGGGGATGGGTGCCGTGCAAGAGGCCAGTGATCGTCACGGCGGGGGTTGAAACACCCCCGTCAGGCTTCGGGCGGAGACGGCGCGGCATGGTCTCACCACGGAATCGGCCCGTCCTCGGCCACAAAGGTGCCCGTCGCGCCGTCATCGCCCACAGTCGCCAGGCCGACCGCGACGGCCGCGCCCTCCTCCGCCGTGCGCATACCGGTGTGGCGGTTGAGGTCGGTCGCGCAGTAGCCGGGACTCACCGCGTTCACCAGGATCCCTTCGGCGCGCAGTTCATTGGCGTAGAGCACGGTGATCGCGTTCAGCGCGCTCTTCGACGTGCAGTAAGGGAGGAGGATCGAGAAGTAGGCGGACCACGGGCTGCCCGGGTCGGCCAGATGGGTGAGGGAGCCGAGTTCGCTGGACATGTTGACGATGCGTGCGGCGGCGGACCGGCGTAGCAGGGGGAGCATGGCGTGGGTCACCGCGATGACGCCGAACACGTTGGTCTCGTAGACCTGCCGGACGGTGGCGGCTGGGGTTTCACTCGGCTTTTGCGGTCCGGCGGCGATCGCGGCGTTGTTGACGAGGATGTCGAGGCGGCCGAACGTGGCGTCGATGTGCTTGGCGGCGGCCTGGACCGAGATCTCGTCGGTGACGTCCAGCGGAACGAACCGTACGTCGGCGCCGTCGGCGCGAAGCTCCTCGGCCGCCGCCTCGCCACGCTCGGCGTTGCGGGCGCCGATCAGCACGGTGATGCCGAGAGCTGCGAGCCTGCGCGCCGTTTCCTTTCCGATGCCCTTGTTCGCACCGGTGATCAGAGCAGTCTTCTGCGAAGTCGTCATGGCACCCAGCCTCCCCTCACCCACGGGCGGCAGGGAAAGACCAGAAGACTCTGGATCTATAGTCCACAGATATGAGTGAGCTAGAGGTGCGGGAGCTGAGGTACTTCATCGCCGTCGCCGAGGAACTGAACTTCAGCCGGGCCGCGCAACGTCTGGGGATGGCACAGCCCCCGCTGTCGAAGGCGATCGCTCAGATGGAGTCCCGGCTCGGTGTACGCCTGCTGGAGCGCACCACCCGGCAGGTGAGGCTGACCACCGCCGGTCAGGTGCTGCTCGACCAGGCCCGGATCGCGGTCGACGCGGTGCACGCGGCGGCCCGGCGAGCACGCCGGGCCGGTCAGCCGACACCCCAGCTCGTCGTGGCGGTCAAACCGGGAGGCGATGGCGGGCTGCTGCGGGAGATCCTCGCCGCCTACCGGGGAGCGGGTCCGCATCTGCCGCCGCCTGAAGTCGTCGTCGGCGGCAGCGGAGAGCCGATCGCCATGCTGCGGGACGGCCGTGCCGACGTAGCGCTGCTGCGCAGCCCGTTCGACGGTCAAGGGCTGGATTCCCAGACGCTCGTGGTCGAGCCGCGACTGGCCGTCCTCCCCGCCACGCACCGCCTGGCCGGACACCCGCGACTGCGGCTGACCGACCTCAAGGGCGAACCGATCCCACGCTGGAAAGGCGCCGCCCCCTCCGCCACCGCCTACTACACAGGATGCGACGGAGGGGAAGCAGGCGATGGCCACACAGGCTTGGCGCCGGCCGACACTCCTGAGGGGCCGCTCGTGGCCAGCGTCGAGCAACTCCTGGAGGTGGTCGCGCTGGGCCAGGCGGTGGCGTTCCTGTCACTCTCCACCACCGAGCGGCACCAGCGCCCGGACATCGCATACCGGCCGGTCACCGGCCTCAGCCCCAGCGCGGTCATGGTCGCCTGGCCGGAGACCTCGCGATCCGCAGCCGTCGCCGCCTTCGTCCGAGCCGCCCACGACGTCGCCGCCCACCACCCCGACCACTTGACCGCACTGGCCTACTGACCGGGGGCACTCACCCCTCGTCATGACGATCACCGCAGGGCCAATTCCAGACAACCACCAGCGCGCAGAAAGGCACGCCGGGATTCCCGCGGTGTTCCGTACGTCTCCGACCCCCGTCCGCCCTTACAACGCGAGGCTCTTGAGACTCTCGGGGCCGAGTGGGCCTGCCGAGGGGTCTCGGGGGAAGTGACCGACGTCTCTACCCCAGGGGCGGCCCGGTGGCGCAGCGCAGTGTGGGGGCTATGACCGCAACCACCCATGCCCGCCTCTCCTCCCGTACCCGGACGGGCGGACCTCGTGACGGGGACGGGCTCCGGCGGCAAAGTGCTGAAGCCGACTACGAGTTCGGGATCAGGTTCGGACCCGGACTGCTCACCGGCATGATTCCGTCTCGGACAGTGGTGCGATGCTGTAGCTGCCATTGCGGCTATGCGATGGGGATCTACGCGACAAAGGGGTCGTGCAGATCCGGAACAACCATGCAGGTGCGGCGGCCAACCCACTGACTGGGGTCCCTGGCGCTCACGCCGACGGCCATCCGTTCATCACCGGACTGTTCAAGCCGCTGTCAGCTCACACGCCAGCGCGACCACGGTGCTGCGGAAATCTCGAAGGGAACACGGAACGACATGCGTTTATGGCGACGTACGTCAGAAACGGTCCGCAAGCGACGTGGGGCGAGGATATCCACCAGGCGCCGCAGCGTCGCAGTGACCTTGATGGTTTCACTGAGCTTGCTGCTCGGCACGATCGCCGGGCCCGCAGCGCCCCCGGGCTTTGCGGTCGAACCTTCGCCCCTGTGCGCCACCCACGCCACGTCCTTCGCCACCGAGGGCGACCAGGGAACGCCGGTGACGGTGCGGCTGGGCTGCGCCAAGGAGGCGGGGGGTCTCCGCTCGCTCGCGGTGAAGGACGACGACCTGGTCATGGCCATCGACTTCCTGCCCACTGCCGAGGGTCGCCAGCACGTGCGCGACTTCATGCAGGCGCTGGTCGACCGGACCCGTGCCGATCAGGCCGCGGGCATGACGCTGGGGGCCGCCTTCACCAAGCGGGCCCAGGAGCACAGTGTCGGGATCTATCCGCCGCAGGAGGGGAGCGGGGACTTCGAGGGCACGGTGCACGTCGTGGACGACAGCCTCGTGATCGTCGCTGCGACCGATGCCGTCGGCTTCGGCGCGACCCCTATGCAGAAATTCATCGCCAGCGGTGTCGCATGGGCGGTCACCGGCCTGGTCTGGGGCGGGTGCATGGCGTCGTTCAACGTCGGCGCGCCGGCCGCCGCTCCGGTGTGCGGCGCCGTCTCCGAGGGATTCGGCACGCTTGTCGGCGAGTTGCTCAACGCCTACTACGACGACAGGTCGCTCGGCGACGCGGATGTCTGGGCGGGGGCGCTGGCCGCTTCGTTCTGGCCGACTGTGAAGGGGGCTTTTCAAGGAGCGTTGCTGGCGTGGACTTCGGAGCGCGGCGCCCAGGCCATCGCCCAGGTGCAGCAAGCCCTGCGCAACTTCGGGACGAAGATCAAGTACTTGGGGTCGGTCACCACATACATGTCCGGCGTGATGAAGGACCTGGCTCCGAAGCTGCTGGCGTCGGTGCACCGGCTCGAGCGGGGTGTCGGCAGCACCGACGCCCCCCTGCGGGTGATGGTGGTGGGTGATTCCATGACCCAGGGCATGGAGGGTGACTGGACCTGGCGGTACCGGCTGTGGGAGTGGTTCCGCGACCAGCACGTCGACGTCGACTTCGTCGGACCGTACCAGGGCACCAAGCAGCAGGCGGACCCCACCGGGCCCCCCGCGCCGCCCCGTCTCCAGGGGGAGGTACTGGAGAACCCCTCCGTCGCGAATCCTCCCGTCACGGGGGCGTACGCGCAGGGTGTGCGGGCGGGTTTCGACAGCGATCACTTCGCCGTGTGGGGACGGCAAGCCGCCCAGGACAAGGACCTGATCGGGCCCATGGTGGCCCAGTACAAGCCCGACCTTGTGCTGTTCGGCATCGGGTTCAACGACATGGGATGGCTGGTCAGTGACGCGACGGGCACCTTGGACAGTATGAAGACCCTCGTCGACCGGGCCCGCGCCGCCAAGGGGGACATCCGTTTCGCCGTGGCGAACGTTCCCATGCGGCCGCTCATCGACGGCCGGCAGGACCTGATCGTCAAGACCAGGCAGTACAACACGATGCTCAAGAACGCGATCCCGTCCTGGAGCACCCTCTCCTCCCCCGTGAAGCTGGTCGACTGGGAGGCGGCGTACAGCTGCGACACGAACACCTGCCCGGGTGGCTACGACAATCTGCACCCCAACGCCCTGGGAGAGTTCCAGATCGCGTCCGCCTTCGAACGCACCCTCCACGACGACTACGGCATCGGCCAGTTCGTGCCCGGCATCCCCACCACGATCCCCCGGCGGCCGATCTACCCGGTGAACAGCGTCGTGGCAGAGTCCGTCCCGAGCGGGGTGAAGGTGACCTGGTCACCGGTGTTCGGGGCGCGCGGCTACACGGTCCGGTACCGGCTCGCGGGCGCCGCGAACTGGAACGAGACCCACGTCTCGACCAACCGCTACGACACGACCTGGACGGAGGACGGCTGGACCTGGGAGTACCAGGTCAACACCGACAACGGCACCGACGGCGTGTCCGTGTGGTCCGAGACGGTCTCGGCGACTGCGCACCCGGAGACCGCCGCCCCGCCCACGAACGTCTCCACCCGCCCTTCCTCCACCGGCCTCGATGTGTACTGGGACGCGCCGACCGGCGCGCACACGGACAGCATCGACCGGTACGAGATCATCACCTGGGACAAGGACGTGCCGGGCTCCTACATCAACAGCACGGCGGTCAAGGGCACATCCGCGTGGATCGACGGCCTCGTACCGGGCCACCACTATCTCGTAGCGGTGGCGACCTGGAACCAGGCGGGCGGCGGGATGCCCATCGTGGCCAGGTCCGTGACGGTCGGCGCGGGCGTACCCCCCGTGCCGGCGGACGTGAGCATCCAGTCCCTCGACGCCACGACCGTCCGCCTCACCTGGCAGGGCTCGGCCCAGGCGGCCGGATACCGGGTGTGGGTACGCAACGCCACCACGGGCGGCCCGTTCACGGCGGACCAGTCCTCCACCGACACCAACTCGCACGAGATCGCCTTCTTGTTCCCGGGCAACTGGAACTTCGAGTTCTGCGTCTCCGCGTTCAACGGCGCGTTGGAGTCGGACCGGTCCGGTTGCGTCTCGGTCCCGCTCCCGCCCCCGTCGGCCGGTCTCGCCGGGCGCTCCGCGGCCGCCGGCCGCTCACCGGATCCTGTGGAGCAATCCCCCTTGCTGGAAGGCCGTTTCGCCGACCCCGGACGAGACCTGGTCGCAGCCGCCACCGGCCGCTGAAGCCGACGCCCCACCCGCCCTCGCGTGCCCGCGGCCTCACTCCGCCCGCGGGCACGCCTGTGCAGGTTGCAACCACCCGACGGTCAGCAGTACACACCGTCCCCGCTGACTCAAGACTGTCCACACGCGCCTCCAGGCGTCACCATGCTCGTGCCTTCCGCCGTCTCGCGCATTCATGCGGGCCTGCGTCACGCCGGGGCCAGTCCCGGATGGCGAGCTCGACGCCCGCGACGGCGAGGGCGCCCAGGATGAGACAAGCCGAACTCGTTTATCGGGCCGATGAGTGGCGCCGGACCGGTACCCGCCACCGTGGCGTACCAGCCCGCCGCCGCTGATGGGCCCGGCTTCACGACACGCGGTGTCGCGTTCCTTCGTGAGCCCCGGTCAGACCCCGGCGGTGACGAGGTCACTCAAGGGCTGGGCGGAGTCCGTTCCGGAGTGGCCGAGGGGGGCGTCGAAGCTCCAGACGAGGAAGAGCAGGAAGACCACCAGAGCGCTGAAGGTGGTGGCCAGCAGCAGTTCGCGCGCGGAGCGGCGGATCTGCAGGGTGTAGAGCAGGCCGAGGGTGACCAGGGCACCGGCGAGGAGGCCGAACCAGAGGGCTGCGGGCAGGGTGGTGCCGGAGGTATCCAGGCGCTGGTGACGGGCGTCGTCCGCCGCGGCCACCTGGTCCAGGAGCGGCTGGTAGGCCTGGGCCTGAAGCTCGTCCGCCGGGGTGCGATGAGCGATGTCGCTCCGGATACGGCCCAGCAGTTCGGCGCCGGTGCCGTCGACGGGCAGGTCGTCCTTCAGAGCGGGCCATTCGGCGGTGACCGCGTGCCGGGCGTAGGCGTCGATGTGCTCCTTGATCTGTGTTCGGAAGGCGGCAGGGTAGACGTCCAGGCGCTGATCGATCTCGTAAAGGGCCTGGGCCTCGCGCTGGACGGTGTCCTCGGCCGCGGTACGGGCCTCCCACACGCCGGCGATCGCCAGTCCGAGCACGATGGCGTAGACGACGCCAACCATCATGACCATGTACTCCAGCACGTCCGGTGTCTCGGAGGTGTCTTCGTCGACGTCCACGCGGCGGTGCCGCAGGACGGTCGCCGTGACGACGAGAACGCAGACCAGGGCCGAGGCCAGGGCGTAGACGAGCCATTCCGGCATTGCACAACTCCATGACGCGCGAGGCGATGTGTATGAGATTGAGATACGGGGGGCGGACGCGGTCAGCCGGTCAAGGGCCCGGCGGCCGGACGTGAGGCGGACGATCAGCCGCGGCCGCGGCGACGCGACCCGGGCCGCAAGGCGGCCACGGCCAGAACAGCCGGCAGGGTGATCACGACCGTGGACATGGTCATCGAGAGCTTGGCCGGAGCGGGACGGGACGGACCCCCCGTGTAGTGCGAGCGCGGCTCCCACCGGAACCCCTTGGGCGCCCCCGCCGGAGCGGGGGTCGTGATGCTCGGCGCCGAGGGCGCTGGTGGTGCCCACGCGGGGCCGGGTGCCGGGGGTGCCGGGGCGGCGGATGCCGGGGCGGCGGGTTCCGGAGCGACTTCCGGTGGCGAGAGCGCGGGCGGCCTCGGCGGCGCCGACTCGGGGACCGACAGGGACGGAGGCGGTGATGACGGCCGCGACGGGTGAGGCGGCGCCGTGGGTGACGGAGGAGACGGCGCCATGGGCGACCGGGTCGTCGGAGCGCACGTGGGGCGCGGGGCTTCCGTCACTCCGGCGCCGTAGCCCATGTCGACCCATACGTCCGGGGCACACACCACCAGGTGACCGTGGGTGGGAGATTGGTCCATGACGACGGCCACGTCTCCGTGGTGCGGCAGCGGGCACAACGCCGCCGCAGCCCCGAGACCGACACTGATCCAGCCACCCACTCGTCATTCCTCCTCGTGACGACCTGACGTCGGACACGCGTTCAGGGCGCGAGAGGGCGGTTGTACCACTGCCCTCGGAGCTGCCACTGCGGGTAACGATCATGAGCCTGGCCAGTCACGGAGACCGGACGTGCCGCCTGCCATCGGGGTGAATGCATCGCCACACGGCCATGCCTCTACGAACGCTTCGGCCCGGGTTCGATCTTCTTCCTGGGCATGAGACCGTCTGGTTGTGCCAGAGATGATGAGTGGGTTGGGGACGGCCTTGGCTGAGGCGTCATCTCCTTCGTGGACGCAACGCGCTTGTGCCGGGCGTGCCCTTGCTTCCTTCGCCGAAGTCCCCGAGGCTGCGGAAGCGCTGCTGGCGCTACTGCTGGACGTCGGGAACACCGCGGTGACTCGAGAGACGGCAGAGGCCCTGGCCCAGGTGGGAACGGTGGCCGCCGTAAGGCTCATCGCTCTCGCGGTTGCCGAAGCTGACGACAACCAGGCTGACTGGCTGCAGACCGGAGTGCATGACGTGCTCGTGGACTCGAAATCGGGGCTGGAAGTCGCTGTGGTCTGCAGGAAGCTCGCCCGGGACCCGGAAGAAGCCGTCCGGCAGGGTGCCACAGCCATCTCGGCGTGGACAGACGCCACAGCACGTTGATCCGAGCCGAACCGTCTGTGGGCTGCTCAGTCCTCGCTGATCGTTTGCAGCGCTGCGTCCCAGACGTTGCCCCCGTCAGCCCGGGTCCAGAGCCGATGGCGCAGCGACGACGCTACGTAACTCAGGCCGTCGTGAGGTTCCGCCCCCAGTCCGGCTCCCAACCGTCGGCCTCGTAGAGCAGGACTGGGTGGTCGACCGTCTGCCGTTCCGTGCGCTCCGGCTCAGCCACAGCCATCGGAGGGAAAGGCTCAGTCGGCATGACGGTGGGGTGGGGAACCACACTTCCGGCACCCCATGCGAGGGCGTGAAGCCTCTCCAGCGGCGCGTCGTCATCTGCGGCAGTGCGGGCGCAGGATGGGGCACGCATCGGGAGTCCAGTGCGAGACGCATTCAGTGCACCCGGGGCTTGGGCGGGGGTGCCGAGGAGACCACCGAGACGCTCCGCGGCCATGGATTCACCCTCCTGTGGAGTGCGGAGGGGGTTCCCGGTCGCGGCCGGCCGGAGGCGCGCGCAAGCCGTACTCCTCGTACTCCGGTGGCCTCCCGGGCCGCTGGCACCGGGGTCCGTGCCGCGTTTCACTGGAAGGTGCTGGAAGGTGCTGGAAGGTGCCGCACCCCCGCTCCGGGAGGTTCCGTGAACACGCACACACCGCCCCGTTTCGACCCCACCCGCGTCCCCCACCTGCTGGGCATGTTCGCGCCGGTGACCGAGGAGGTCGACGCTGCCGAGCTGGAGGTGACAGGCGAGATCCCGGCCTCCCTGGACGGCTTGTATCTGCGCAACGGTCCCAATCCCCGCTTCACACCGATCGGCTCGTACCTGTACCCCATCGACGGCGACGGAATGCTGCACGGGGTATGGCTCTCCGAGGGCCGCGCCCGCTACCGCAACCGCTTCGTGCGCACCCCTGCCCTGGAGGCCGAGGAACGGGCCGGGCGGGCTTTGTGGGGAGGCCTGGAGTCGATGATCCTGCCGGATGCCGAGCAGGTCGGACCGGAGCTCGCGGGGACCTTCCGGGAGCTGCCCGACATCAACGTCGTACGGCACGGGGGCCGGCTGCTGGCCCTCGCCGAGTCGGACTGCCCGTACCGGATCGGCGCCGGGCTGGAGACCCTCGGCCGCGAGGACTTCGAAGGGGCCCTGCCCGCGGGGATCACCGCCCATCCGAAGACCGACCCGGTCACGGGCGAGATGGTCGTCTTCTGCTACGGCCTGGAGCCGCCGTACCTGACCTGGTCGGTCATCGGCCCCGACGGCACCGTCACGAGCGGGCCCACCCCCGTCGACGGCGTGGACGAGCCGATGATGATCCACGACATGGCGCTGACCGGCCGGTACGCCGTCCTGGTCCTCGCGCCCGCCTTCTTCGACCTGGACGCGGCCATGGCGGGCGGCTCGTTCCTGGCCTGGCGGCCCGAGCGGGGTACCCGGGTGGTCCTGATCCCCCGCGACGGCGGACCGCCGCGCTGGGCGGCCGACGAGGCGTTCTGGCTGTGGCACACCGTGAACGCCTACGACGACGGCCCCGGCGCGGACGCCCCGGTGGTACTGGACTACGTGCAGTGGAGCCGGCTGACCGTCGGCAGCGCACCGGGGGCGGTGCAGGACCCGGTCAGCGGCGGTCTGACACGTGCGCGCATCGACCCCGCGGCAGGCACCATGACCCGCACCCTGCTGGACGACGCCCGAGTGGAATTCCCTCGCATCGACGACCGCCTCATCGGCCGGCGCCACCGGTACACCGCTCTGGCCGGCTCGACCGGCCGGACGGACCTGCTGCCGGGCGAGTACGACGCCGTGCGCTTCCACGACGTGCGGACGGGGGCCGCCGTCGTCTGGGACGCCGGGGACCTGTCGGTCGGCGAACCGGTCTTCGCTCCCGAACCGGGTACCGGCTCCGAGGAGCGCGGCTACTGGCTCACCTTCGCC is part of the Streptomyces sp. NBC_00250 genome and harbors:
- a CDS encoding transposase family protein, whose translation is MQTDAPIWDSLVLAGIDETEVEAATAGFGTVEVVAGGRAAGAACPDCGRFSGRVHDRYQRRLRDLPLAEQGFVIRLTVRRFICGSADCPRCVLGAEHDRPRRSSPS
- a CDS encoding SMI1/KNR4 family protein; this translates as MIELTGWEPLGISVDWAAIEGELGVPLPADYKELYEVFSGGVFSDSLYFLGRDEGLAFDFLTQWRVFLSVDQDSKFGNVSAVEPYAIYAPGGKGLVGWGSTEWADEYFWLIDAERPGEYPVLARSNDVGAWHRYDMSTSEFLYRVLADADFQPFGIAQYNLGTTFEPGSGGPFGGGPL
- a CDS encoding SDR family oxidoreductase yields the protein MTTSQKTALITGANKGIGKETARRLAALGITVLIGARNAERGEAAAEELRADGADVRFVPLDVTDEISVQAAAKHIDATFGRLDILVNNAAIAAGPQKPSETPAATVRQVYETNVFGVIAVTHAMLPLLRRSAAARIVNMSSELGSLTHLADPGSPWSAYFSILLPYCTSKSALNAITVLYANELRAEGILVNAVSPGYCATDLNRHTGMRTAEEGAAVAVGLATVGDDGATGTFVAEDGPIPW
- a CDS encoding LysR family transcriptional regulator; this translates as MSELEVRELRYFIAVAEELNFSRAAQRLGMAQPPLSKAIAQMESRLGVRLLERTTRQVRLTTAGQVLLDQARIAVDAVHAAARRARRAGQPTPQLVVAVKPGGDGGLLREILAAYRGAGPHLPPPEVVVGGSGEPIAMLRDGRADVALLRSPFDGQGLDSQTLVVEPRLAVLPATHRLAGHPRLRLTDLKGEPIPRWKGAAPSATAYYTGCDGGEAGDGHTGLAPADTPEGPLVASVEQLLEVVALGQAVAFLSLSTTERHQRPDIAYRPVTGLSPSAVMVAWPETSRSAAVAAFVRAAHDVAAHHPDHLTALAY
- a CDS encoding fibronectin type III domain-containing protein, whose product is MVSLSLLLGTIAGPAAPPGFAVEPSPLCATHATSFATEGDQGTPVTVRLGCAKEAGGLRSLAVKDDDLVMAIDFLPTAEGRQHVRDFMQALVDRTRADQAAGMTLGAAFTKRAQEHSVGIYPPQEGSGDFEGTVHVVDDSLVIVAATDAVGFGATPMQKFIASGVAWAVTGLVWGGCMASFNVGAPAAAPVCGAVSEGFGTLVGELLNAYYDDRSLGDADVWAGALAASFWPTVKGAFQGALLAWTSERGAQAIAQVQQALRNFGTKIKYLGSVTTYMSGVMKDLAPKLLASVHRLERGVGSTDAPLRVMVVGDSMTQGMEGDWTWRYRLWEWFRDQHVDVDFVGPYQGTKQQADPTGPPAPPRLQGEVLENPSVANPPVTGAYAQGVRAGFDSDHFAVWGRQAAQDKDLIGPMVAQYKPDLVLFGIGFNDMGWLVSDATGTLDSMKTLVDRARAAKGDIRFAVANVPMRPLIDGRQDLIVKTRQYNTMLKNAIPSWSTLSSPVKLVDWEAAYSCDTNTCPGGYDNLHPNALGEFQIASAFERTLHDDYGIGQFVPGIPTTIPRRPIYPVNSVVAESVPSGVKVTWSPVFGARGYTVRYRLAGAANWNETHVSTNRYDTTWTEDGWTWEYQVNTDNGTDGVSVWSETVSATAHPETAAPPTNVSTRPSSTGLDVYWDAPTGAHTDSIDRYEIITWDKDVPGSYINSTAVKGTSAWIDGLVPGHHYLVAVATWNQAGGGMPIVARSVTVGAGVPPVPADVSIQSLDATTVRLTWQGSAQAAGYRVWVRNATTGGPFTADQSSTDTNSHEIAFLFPGNWNFEFCVSAFNGALESDRSGCVSVPLPPPSAGLAGRSAAAGRSPDPVEQSPLLEGRFADPGRDLVAAATGR
- a CDS encoding bestrophin-like domain; amino-acid sequence: MPEWLVYALASALVCVLVVTATVLRHRRVDVDEDTSETPDVLEYMVMMVGVVYAIVLGLAIAGVWEARTAAEDTVQREAQALYEIDQRLDVYPAAFRTQIKEHIDAYARHAVTAEWPALKDDLPVDGTGAELLGRIRSDIAHRTPADELQAQAYQPLLDQVAAADDARHQRLDTSGTTLPAALWFGLLAGALVTLGLLYTLQIRRSARELLLATTFSALVVFLLFLVWSFDAPLGHSGTDSAQPLSDLVTAGV